In the genome of Magnolia sinica isolate HGM2019 chromosome 2, MsV1, whole genome shotgun sequence, one region contains:
- the LOC131234915 gene encoding transport inhibitor response 1-like protein, producing MRDERSDMSEDDADKAPDPGGSGSGGCCCGTAGSNKARTIDGGDPSSSSSSASPDQVLENVLENVLHFLTSRRDRNAASLVCKSWYRVEALTRSELFIGNCYAISPRRAVDRFRRIRAVVLKGKPRFADFNLVPPNWGAHFATWVSALANGCPGLEKLFLKRMSVTYDDLSTLAHSFPGFKELVLVCCEGFGTSGLAVIANKCRQLRALDLIDDDVMDDEVDWLAAFPDTHTCLESLIFDCIECPVNFLALEGLVARSPLLKKLKLNRHVSVEQLQRLMFRAPQLTHLGTGSFSSAEMTQGDQEVDLYSAFAACKSLICLSGFRDIVPDYLPTITPVCGNLTALNLSYANISSEQLRSVILYCHKLQTFWVLDTVRDEGLQAVAATCKDLRELRVFPLDAREDSEAQVSEVGLIAISEGCRKLRSILYFCQHMTNAAVVTMSKNCPELVVFRLCIMGRHLPDHLTGEPMDEGFGAIVMNCKKLTRLAVSGLLTDKVFAYMGRYGKLVRTLSVAFAGNSDMALRYVLEGCSKLQKLEIRDSPFGDEALLSGLHHYYNMRFLWMSSCKLSLRGCKDLARRMPQLVVEVIRDREEEDNDNSVEKLYMYRSLAGPRQDIPRFVTIL from the exons ATGAGAGACGAACGGTCCGATATGTCCGAAGACGACGCCGATAAAGCACCAGATCCAGGCGGAAGCGGCAGCGGCGGCTGCTGCTGCGGCACCGCCGGATCTAACAAGGCACGCACCATCGACGGCGGAGATCCCTCCTCGTCGTCGTCCTCGGCCTCCCCAGATCAGGTCCTTGAGAACGTCCTCGAGAACGTCCTCCACTTCCTCACCTCCCGCCGCGACCGGAACGCTGCCTCCCTCGTCTGCAAGTCGTGGTACCGTGTCGAGGCTCTCACCCGCTCCGAACTCTTCATCGGCAACTGCTATGCCATCTCCCCGCGGCGGGCCGTCGACCGGTTCAGGCGCATCCGGGCCGTCGTCCTCAAGGGCAAGCCCCGGTTCGCCGACTTCAACCTCGTGCCTCCCAACTGGGGGGCCCACTTCGCTACGTGGGTCTCAGCGCTGGCTAACGGGTGCCCTGGGCTGGAGAAGCTTTTCCTGAAGCGGATGTCGGTAACGTATGACGATCTCTCCACGCTGGCCCATTCGTTCCCGGGGTTCAAGGAGCTGGTGCTGGTGTGCTGCGAAGGGTTCGGTACCAGCGGTCTTGCTGTCATCGCCAACAAATGCAG ACAGCTCCGAGCGCTTGATCTGATCGATGATGATGTTATGGACGATGAAGTGGACTGGTTAGCTGCTTTTCCAGATACTCACACCTGCCTTGAATCTCTCATCTTTGACTGCATAGAATGCCCTGTGAATTTCCTCGCACTGGAGGGGCTGGTGGCTCGGTCACCGTTGCTGAAGAAGCTGAAATTGAATCGGCATGTCTCTGTCGAGCAGCTCCAGCGCTTGATGTTCCGGGCTCCGCAGCTGACGCATCTTGGGACTGGGTCATTTAGCTCAGCCGAGATGACGCAAGGAGATCAAGAGGTAGATCTTTATTCGGCTTTTGCTGCGTGCAAATCCCTCATCTGTCTATCGGGATTCAGGGATATCGTGCCTGATTATTTGCCCACGATAACTCCGGTCTGTGGTAACCTCACGGCACTCAATTTAAGCTATGCAAACATCAGTAGTGAGCAGCTGAGATCTGTGATCCTTTACTGTCATAAGCTGCAGACTTTCTGG GTTCTTGACACGGTACGTGACGAAGGGCTTCAGGCTGTGGCTGCAACATGCAAGGACCTCCGAGAGCTTCGGGTATTTCCCCTGGATGCTCGGGAGGATAGTGAGGCTCAGGTCTCAGAAGTGGGTCTGATTGCAATCTCGGAGGGCTGTAGGAAGCTCCGATCAATTCTCTATTTCTGTCAGCACATGACCAATGCTGCTGTTGTGACTATGTCAAAAAACTGTCCAGAGCTTGTGGTGTTCCGTCTCTGTATAATGGGCCGCCACCTTCCCGACCATTTGACTGGGGAACCCATGGATGAAGGATTCGGAGCTATAGTCATGAATTGCAAGAAACTTACTAGGCTCGCTGTTTCTGGTTTGCTCACTGATAAGGTCTTTGCGTACATGGGGAGATATGGCAAGTTGGTGCGAACCCTTTCGGTTGCTTTTGCAGGGAACAGTGACATGGCTCTGAGGTATGTGCTTGAGGGTTGCTCCAAATTGCAAAAACTTGAGATCAGGGACAGCCCTTTTGGCGATGAAGCTTTGCTCTCTGGTTTGCACCACTATTACAACATGAGGTTCCTGTGGATGTCCTCTTGTAAGCTATCTCTGAGAGGTTGCAAGGATCTGGCTCGGAGAATGCCTCAACTGGTGGTTGAAGTTATCAGGGATAGAGAGGAAGAGGACAATGACAATTCTGTTGAGAAGTTATACATGTATCGATCTCTTGCGGGGCCAAGGCAGGACATACCACGTTTCGTGACGATCTTGTAG